Proteins encoded in a region of the Planctomycetaceae bacterium genome:
- a CDS encoding LuxR C-terminal-related transcriptional regulator, producing the protein MSVIERETEKKNPIRRCQKRDAGAIGMQIMQQWRQTVIVLDAHGRIARMCSPSEIAGQWIRALCPGAAIISILPVEEQTRFATFFNCCRNSSDPQDCTIGIPDATLPCNRQFLQLSLAKVNDEVWMLVRDITAEQKLHSEICHARNAREQLKTLTERETSVVQMLVNGASNKMMARELKISIKTIEKHRGSAMKKLRARCITDAVRIWLTANAPAIQT; encoded by the coding sequence ATGTCCGTAATAGAAAGGGAAACGGAAAAGAAGAACCCCATCCGTCGTTGTCAGAAGCGAGATGCAGGTGCCATTGGAATGCAGATCATGCAGCAGTGGCGTCAAACGGTGATTGTTCTTGATGCACATGGCCGCATTGCACGAATGTGCAGCCCATCTGAAATCGCTGGTCAGTGGATACGTGCGTTGTGTCCGGGAGCAGCGATTATCTCAATACTGCCAGTCGAAGAACAAACGCGTTTCGCGACGTTCTTCAATTGCTGCCGCAATTCATCGGATCCGCAGGACTGCACAATTGGGATTCCTGACGCAACGCTTCCCTGCAATAGACAGTTTCTTCAGTTGAGCCTGGCAAAGGTCAATGACGAAGTTTGGATGTTGGTGCGGGATATCACTGCCGAACAGAAACTGCACTCCGAAATCTGCCATGCCCGGAATGCTCGGGAACAACTGAAAACACTGACGGAACGCGAGACAAGCGTCGTGCAGATGCTGGTCAACGGGGCATCCAATAAGATGATGGCACGCGAACTGAAGATCAGCATCAAGACCATTGAAAAACACCGTGGCAGTGCCATGAAGAAACTACGGGCTCGATGCATAACGGACGCTGTCAGAATCTGGCTGACAGCGAACGCACCTGCCATTCAAACATAA
- a CDS encoding sulfatase, with protein MKANIGRLVLPALLWSMALSFISVCSAAETQNARTFNRPNVLFLISDDLNNFLGCYGDPRARTPNIDRLAARGVLFQRAYCSYPLCGPSRNSLLTGLYPNSTGILNNAQIFRQTIPSQQSMPQAFRLAGYFATRIGKLYHYNVPLSVGTNGHDDPGSWEMEINPAGVDRLEEHPKIFTLTEGRWGGTLSWYASPKSDEFHTDAIMAKDAEWVLDRCGKDQTRPFFLAVGFFRPHTPYVAPEVPYFGYYPENEMPVVTGVEEDQADIPPAGLASYKKEQDKLTDDLRRKCVQAYYASISFMDAQVGRVVGALERNGLADNTVIVFTSDHGYHMGEHGLWQKMSLFEESSRVPMLIVAPGVGTPGGVVEAPVSHIDVFPTLAELCQVPTPENIQGQSLVPMLKDSTEAGRGWAITQVRRGGQPGNKSNPPFFGYSLRTRRWRYTEWGEGAQGRELYDHDADPRELTNLASRPEMAGTVKELSERVREATRSTFPESGETPPLRDGLWSPNLTDP; from the coding sequence ATGAAAGCCAACATCGGTAGGTTGGTCCTGCCTGCTCTGCTCTGGAGTATGGCCTTGTCGTTCATCTCTGTCTGTTCTGCTGCAGAAACGCAGAACGCTCGGACTTTCAATCGCCCCAATGTGTTGTTTTTGATCTCTGATGACCTCAACAACTTCCTGGGATGCTATGGCGATCCTCGAGCCAGAACCCCGAATATTGACCGTCTCGCGGCCCGAGGAGTTCTTTTTCAGCGCGCGTATTGTTCCTATCCTTTATGTGGTCCCAGTCGAAATTCGCTGCTGACCGGGCTGTATCCCAACTCGACGGGTATCCTGAACAATGCTCAGATCTTTCGACAGACGATCCCGTCCCAGCAAAGCATGCCCCAGGCGTTTCGATTGGCTGGGTATTTTGCCACGCGAATCGGCAAGTTGTATCACTACAACGTACCGCTGTCCGTTGGCACGAATGGGCACGATGATCCCGGCAGCTGGGAAATGGAGATTAATCCGGCAGGTGTGGACCGACTTGAGGAACATCCAAAGATCTTTACTTTGACGGAAGGTCGGTGGGGCGGAACTCTTAGTTGGTATGCGTCGCCCAAAAGCGACGAATTTCATACAGACGCCATCATGGCGAAGGACGCGGAATGGGTTCTGGATCGTTGTGGAAAGGATCAGACGCGCCCTTTCTTTCTTGCCGTTGGTTTCTTCAGACCCCACACACCCTATGTGGCACCCGAAGTTCCGTATTTCGGGTACTACCCGGAGAACGAAATGCCTGTCGTTACCGGTGTGGAAGAAGACCAGGCCGATATCCCACCTGCGGGACTTGCGAGCTACAAAAAGGAGCAGGACAAGCTGACCGATGATCTGCGACGCAAGTGCGTACAGGCCTACTATGCGAGTATCAGTTTCATGGATGCTCAGGTTGGGAGAGTCGTGGGTGCACTGGAACGCAACGGCCTGGCCGACAATACGGTAATTGTCTTTACCAGTGATCATGGCTATCACATGGGAGAGCATGGTCTTTGGCAGAAGATGAGTTTGTTTGAAGAAAGCTCACGAGTACCCATGCTGATTGTCGCTCCTGGTGTGGGTACACCTGGAGGTGTTGTTGAAGCTCCCGTCTCCCATATCGACGTATTTCCGACACTGGCAGAACTCTGTCAGGTCCCGACGCCCGAAAATATTCAGGGGCAGAGTCTTGTTCCTATGCTGAAGGACTCAACCGAAGCCGGCCGCGGATGGGCGATCACGCAGGTTCGGCGCGGGGGACAGCCCGGCAATAAGTCTAATCCGCCATTCTTTGGGTACAGCCTTCGAACCAGACGATGGCGATACACGGAATGGGGCGAAGGTGCTCAGGGGCGAGAGTTGTACGATCACGATGCGGACCCGCGAGAACTGACAAACCTGGCCAGTCGCCCCGAAATGGCAGGTACGGTGAAAGAGCTTTCTGAAAGAGTTCGCGAAGCCACTCGGTCAACCTTCCCCGAATCCGGAGAAACTCCGCCGCTGCGAGATGGACTTTGGTCTCCGAATCTGACGGATCCTTAA
- a CDS encoding branched-chain amino acid aminotransferase, with the protein MNLLNKLSHDEHGFVVSAELVLVGTILVLGMIVGLTELSYGVNEELEDVGSAIGGINQTYYFTLASGRKGEVVGSTFLDFSDECDSQMDLTCNSGARGEKTYSHTY; encoded by the coding sequence ATGAACTTGTTGAACAAACTATCGCACGACGAACACGGCTTTGTCGTCTCTGCCGAACTGGTCCTGGTTGGCACGATCCTTGTGCTTGGGATGATCGTTGGCCTGACCGAATTGTCTTATGGAGTGAATGAAGAACTGGAAGACGTTGGTTCGGCGATCGGCGGAATCAATCAGACGTATTACTTCACTCTTGCGAGTGGTCGTAAAGGTGAAGTGGTTGGGAGCACGTTCCTTGACTTCAGCGACGAATGCGACAGCCAGATGGATCTGACGTGCAACAGTGGGGCTCGCGGCGAAAAAACATACAGCCACACCTACTAA
- a CDS encoding branched-chain amino acid aminotransferase, giving the protein MNLLNALKNDNNGFVVSAELVLVGTILVLGMIVGLTELSFNVNQELEDVGSAIGGINQTYYYTLASGRKGEAVGSTFLDFEDECDNACDINCNSVGQREVQSY; this is encoded by the coding sequence ATGAACTTGCTGAATGCTTTGAAGAACGACAACAACGGTTTCGTGGTCTCTGCTGAACTGGTTTTGGTTGGAACGATCCTTGTCCTTGGGATGATCGTTGGCCTGACAGAACTGAGTTTCAATGTGAACCAGGAACTTGAAGACGTTGGTTCGGCGATCGGCGGTATCAACCAGACTTACTACTACACGCTTGCGAGCGGTCGCAAAGGTGAAGCTGTTGGCAGCACATTCCTTGACTTCGAAGACGAATGTGACAACGCATGCGACATCAACTGCAACTCAGTTGGTCAGCGTGAAGTTCAATCGTACTGA